One segment of Variovorax sp. PAMC28562 DNA contains the following:
- a CDS encoding hydroxymyristoyl-ACP dehydratase, which produces MTPQTLDRAAIARRIPHSGTMCLLDRLESWSAEAIHCTTATHTAPDNPLRTASGLLAPNAIEYAAQAMALHGGVLAVEGSVPSAGFLASARNVRMAVERLDDIAGLLHVRARRLSGDARQVLYEFDLTDSEGRAVAEGRAVVVLNTPLAMEAPQ; this is translated from the coding sequence ATGACGCCCCAAACACTCGACCGCGCCGCCATCGCCCGACGCATTCCGCACAGCGGCACCATGTGTCTGCTGGACCGCCTTGAAAGCTGGTCGGCCGAGGCCATCCACTGCACTACCGCCACCCACACGGCGCCCGACAACCCGTTGCGCACCGCGAGCGGGTTGCTCGCGCCCAACGCCATCGAATATGCGGCGCAGGCCATGGCCTTGCATGGCGGCGTGCTGGCGGTCGAGGGCAGCGTGCCGTCGGCCGGGTTTCTGGCGAGCGCACGTAACGTGAGGATGGCTGTCGAGCGGCTCGACGACATCGCCGGTTTGCTGCATGTGCGCGCCCGTCGGCTGTCAGGCGATGCGCGGCAGGTGCTCTATGAATTCGACTTGACCGACAGCGAGGGCCGGGCGGTCGCCGAAGGCCGCGCCGTGGTCGTCCTCAACACGCCACTGGCGATGGAAGCTCCCCAATGA
- a CDS encoding class I SAM-dependent methyltransferase — MNADTAPLPQPDTAWRELHEAATLPYKTAGNFAWRFARGKLGRDPVFRGLIERRLIDARHARVVDIGCGQGLFASLLASMSAMQVKGRWPASWPATTAAAQYTGIELMPKDIARAQASIGHLRPAPRLLCADMCNADLPACDLVVILDVLHYVGIAAQDNILRRVRDALQPEGRLLLRVGDASDRRGFAVSQWVDRMVTRIRGHKVSPTWGRPLAAWIATLEGFGFKVQSVPMSQGTPFANVLLVADLCLSESKE, encoded by the coding sequence ATGAATGCCGACACCGCGCCGCTTCCGCAGCCCGACACCGCATGGCGCGAACTGCACGAGGCAGCCACGCTGCCCTACAAAACGGCCGGTAACTTCGCCTGGCGTTTCGCGCGCGGCAAGCTGGGGCGCGACCCGGTTTTTCGCGGCCTGATCGAACGCCGGTTGATCGATGCGCGGCATGCGCGCGTGGTCGACATCGGTTGCGGCCAGGGCCTGTTCGCGAGCCTGCTGGCATCGATGAGCGCGATGCAGGTCAAGGGCCGATGGCCAGCGTCGTGGCCCGCCACCACTGCAGCTGCGCAGTACACCGGCATCGAGCTGATGCCCAAGGACATCGCACGTGCCCAAGCGTCGATCGGCCATCTGCGGCCGGCGCCCCGACTGCTCTGTGCAGACATGTGCAACGCAGATTTGCCGGCGTGCGATCTGGTCGTGATCCTCGACGTGCTGCACTACGTCGGCATCGCCGCGCAGGACAATATTCTGCGGCGCGTGCGCGATGCGCTGCAGCCGGAAGGGCGCCTGTTGTTGCGTGTCGGCGATGCGTCTGACCGACGCGGCTTTGCAGTGAGCCAGTGGGTCGACCGGATGGTCACTCGCATTCGCGGCCACAAGGTTTCGCCGACCTGGGGCCGGCCGCTGGCCGCATGGATCGCCACGCTCGAAGGCTTCGGCTTCAAAGTGCAGAGCGTGCCGATGAGCCAGGGCACGCCGTTCGCGAACGTGCTGCTGGTCGCCGATCTCTGTCTGTCTGAAAGCAAAGAATGA
- a CDS encoding phosphatase PAP2 family protein → MTATASNQARPWTAEIALRMRRLFLLKLGGTIAFTWIFFIGYFQLLRHPTQQPITMPLTALDLLIPFQPYTLVAYLSLWFYIGFAPGLQRNFAELVVFGLWEAALCLSGLAVFYVFPTAVPALTFDVSGFPGFAMLQGVDATGNAFPSMHVAVAIFTAMHVEDVLRRARVPWTLRLLNVLWFLAIAWSTLAVRQHVVLDVIGGAMLGMAFAVPSLRWRPRSDVPMARADPLPAAFANRTNL, encoded by the coding sequence ATGACCGCGACCGCGTCGAATCAGGCCCGTCCCTGGACCGCCGAGATCGCGCTGCGCATGCGCCGTCTTTTCTTGTTGAAGCTGGGCGGCACCATCGCTTTCACCTGGATCTTTTTCATCGGCTACTTTCAGCTGCTGCGGCACCCGACGCAGCAGCCGATCACGATGCCGCTGACCGCGCTCGACCTGCTGATCCCGTTCCAGCCTTACACGTTGGTGGCGTACCTGTCGCTCTGGTTCTACATCGGCTTTGCGCCGGGTTTGCAGCGCAATTTTGCCGAACTCGTCGTCTTCGGGCTGTGGGAAGCTGCGCTGTGCCTTTCGGGACTGGCTGTGTTCTATGTATTTCCGACGGCGGTGCCGGCCCTGACGTTCGACGTGTCGGGCTTTCCCGGCTTCGCAATGCTGCAAGGCGTAGACGCCACCGGCAACGCCTTCCCGTCGATGCACGTGGCGGTCGCCATTTTCACTGCGATGCACGTGGAAGACGTGCTGCGCCGTGCACGCGTACCCTGGACGCTCCGCCTGCTCAACGTGCTCTGGTTTCTCGCCATTGCCTGGTCGACCCTGGCCGTTCGACAACACGTGGTGCTGGACGTGATCGGTGGCGCTATGCTGGGAATGGCTTTTGCAGTGCCGTCGCTGCGCTGGCGACCGCGATCCGATGTGCCGATGGCCCGCGCCGACCCCTTGCCTGCCGCATTTGCCAACCGCACCAACCTCTAA
- a CDS encoding beta-ketoacyl-[acyl-carrier-protein] synthase family protein, translated as MNSYAVVVTGMGVVAPHGDSITSLFEALMLGRSAIRPVFPELPKPAAAATVIFDASRWFTKLQLAGVDRVSQLAVAAAELAMKDAGAAGTVEAERIGVFVGCGMGGAAALEAAYRSGNTQSGGSGRVPPLTIPAFMPNAPAAHVAMRQGVHGPVLTYSVACASSSMAIAEAAKAVQRGDVDLAIAGGSEALIVPGVVMAWQAMQTLASFAPGEAADAVRPFAADRSGFALGEGAAFIVLESAERAKARGAKHYATLAGWGSSCDATHLTKPDAPGQARALRQALKMADLEPHDIGYCNAHGTATRIGDEVEAKALAEVWGADLDRLRVSSTKALHGHLLGAAGAIEAVITVMALYEQRLPPNAHCVTPDPACALNLVLEPGYSAANTQAAISNSFAFGGSNSVLLFKR; from the coding sequence GTGAATTCTTACGCCGTCGTCGTCACCGGCATGGGCGTCGTGGCACCGCACGGCGACAGCATCACTTCGCTGTTCGAAGCGCTGATGCTCGGCCGTTCGGCCATTCGACCCGTATTTCCGGAGCTGCCCAAGCCGGCGGCCGCAGCGACCGTCATCTTCGACGCTTCGCGTTGGTTCACCAAGCTACAGCTGGCCGGGGTCGACCGCGTGAGCCAGTTGGCCGTCGCTGCGGCAGAGCTCGCCATGAAGGATGCTGGCGCCGCGGGAACGGTCGAGGCCGAGCGCATCGGCGTCTTCGTGGGCTGCGGCATGGGCGGTGCGGCGGCTCTCGAGGCCGCGTACCGAAGCGGCAACACGCAGAGCGGCGGCTCCGGCCGCGTGCCGCCGTTGACCATCCCCGCTTTCATGCCCAACGCTCCGGCAGCGCATGTCGCCATGCGTCAGGGCGTTCACGGCCCGGTGCTCACCTATTCGGTCGCGTGCGCATCGTCGTCAATGGCCATCGCCGAAGCCGCCAAGGCAGTGCAGCGCGGCGATGTCGACCTTGCAATCGCCGGCGGCAGCGAAGCGCTCATCGTCCCCGGCGTGGTCATGGCGTGGCAGGCGATGCAGACGCTGGCCTCGTTTGCGCCCGGCGAGGCCGCCGACGCGGTGCGCCCCTTCGCCGCCGATCGCAGCGGCTTCGCGCTGGGCGAAGGTGCGGCTTTCATCGTGCTCGAATCGGCAGAGCGTGCAAAGGCGCGTGGTGCCAAACACTACGCGACGCTCGCAGGCTGGGGCAGCAGCTGCGACGCCACGCACCTCACCAAGCCCGACGCGCCTGGCCAGGCGCGCGCGCTGCGCCAGGCCCTGAAGATGGCCGACCTGGAGCCTCACGACATCGGCTACTGCAACGCACACGGCACCGCGACACGCATCGGCGACGAAGTCGAAGCCAAGGCGCTTGCCGAGGTATGGGGCGCTGATCTCGACCGGCTGCGAGTGAGCTCGACCAAGGCGCTGCACGGCCACTTGCTCGGCGCAGCCGGTGCGATCGAAGCCGTGATTACCGTGATGGCGCTCTACGAGCAACGGCTGCCGCCCAATGCGCACTGCGTCACGCCCGACCCGGCTTGCGCGCTGAATCTGGTGCTCGAACCCGGCTACAGCGCTGCCAATACGCAGGCCGCCATCAGCAACTCATTCGCCTTCGGCGGAAGCAACTCAGTCTTGCTATTCAAGCGCTGA
- a CDS encoding Rid family hydrolase, with the protein MSAPLADNSGSSGFPSRLRVERMSLADSLDLSATGDAPFGALGYGTPAHLHWMPTVDAQVLSLRGAMADVWHAGERIDSGATGSARWRSDGEWLLGAIDLSEATDKADDEGLSDMSHRAYSDLFKALDEAGTPHLLRIWNYLPRINGFNDSDDSAAGQGTGGTGLERYRQFNFGRQQAFIDAARPAFDGAPAACALGIRQGALSIRFLAGRKAPVPVENPRQVSAYRYPPTYGPRAPTFSRAALAEMGGGDVALFISGTASIIGHETVHPGDVREQTRETLRNLAAVVAAANDAAGKLEAPYDAAHFTVPALDCVIYVRHVDDVVAIRQVIDEVLGAGSHFAAHAVVLEADICRSDLLVEIEAHAVASGVQGARHDALPVGSLDA; encoded by the coding sequence GTGAGCGCGCCACTTGCCGACAACTCGGGCTCCTCGGGCTTTCCGTCCCGTCTGCGGGTCGAACGGATGTCGCTGGCCGACAGCCTCGACCTCAGCGCCACCGGCGACGCACCCTTCGGCGCCTTGGGCTACGGCACGCCTGCGCATCTGCACTGGATGCCGACGGTCGACGCGCAGGTGCTGTCGCTGCGCGGTGCCATGGCCGACGTCTGGCATGCGGGCGAGCGCATCGATTCGGGCGCGACCGGCTCGGCCCGTTGGCGCAGCGATGGCGAGTGGCTGCTCGGCGCCATCGATCTTTCCGAAGCGACCGACAAGGCCGATGACGAGGGCTTGTCCGACATGTCGCACCGCGCTTACAGCGATCTCTTCAAGGCGCTCGACGAAGCAGGTACGCCTCACCTGCTGCGCATCTGGAACTATCTGCCGCGCATCAACGGCTTCAACGATTCCGACGACAGCGCCGCGGGGCAAGGCACCGGAGGCACCGGCCTGGAGCGCTACCGCCAATTCAACTTCGGCCGCCAGCAGGCCTTTATCGATGCCGCTCGCCCCGCTTTCGACGGCGCCCCGGCAGCCTGCGCGCTGGGCATCCGGCAAGGCGCATTGAGCATCCGCTTTCTGGCAGGCCGCAAGGCGCCGGTGCCGGTCGAAAATCCGCGCCAGGTATCAGCCTACCGCTACCCGCCGACCTACGGGCCGCGCGCGCCGACTTTCTCACGCGCGGCACTCGCCGAAATGGGCGGCGGCGATGTCGCACTTTTTATCTCCGGCACCGCCAGCATCATCGGCCACGAGACCGTTCACCCCGGTGACGTGCGCGAGCAGACACGCGAGACGCTGCGCAACCTCGCTGCGGTGGTCGCCGCCGCGAACGACGCAGCAGGCAAGCTCGAAGCACCGTACGACGCCGCACACTTCACGGTGCCGGCGCTCGATTGCGTGATCTATGTACGGCATGTCGACGATGTCGTCGCCATCCGCCAAGTGATCGACGAGGTACTGGGCGCGGGCTCGCACTTCGCTGCGCACGCGGTGGTGCTCGAAGCCGACATCTGCCGCAGCGACTTGCTGGTCGAGATCGAGGCACATGCGGTTGCGTCCGGTGTGCAAGGCGCTCGGCACGATGCCTTGCCGGTCGGCTCACTCGATGCGTGA
- a CDS encoding glycosyltransferase family 2 protein gives MPDVSPTHLVLIPSYNTGERLFSTVSAARAQWSPVWVVVDGSTDGTGERLRQMAEADPGLRVWLLPANQGKGAAVLHGLQAAQEAGYTHVLTMDSDGQHPADLIPAFMHASLARPETMVLGRPIFDSSAPLLRVRGRKLSNGWTHLETLFAGIGDSLYGFRVYPVAGLIAVMKSQPWMRRFDFDTEAVVRLAWRGVKPVNIDAPVKYLTAEEGGVSHFRYVRDNVLLSWMHTRLMFEFVLRLPALLWRRFRGLPPFQP, from the coding sequence ATGCCAGACGTCTCCCCTACACACCTAGTTCTGATCCCTAGCTACAACACGGGCGAGCGCCTTTTCTCGACAGTGAGTGCAGCGCGAGCGCAATGGAGTCCCGTGTGGGTCGTCGTCGATGGCAGCACCGATGGCACCGGCGAGCGGCTGCGGCAGATGGCCGAGGCCGATCCGGGCCTGCGGGTCTGGCTGCTGCCGGCCAACCAGGGCAAGGGTGCTGCAGTGCTGCACGGCTTGCAAGCCGCGCAAGAAGCGGGCTACACGCACGTACTCACCATGGACTCCGATGGTCAACATCCGGCAGACCTCATACCGGCTTTCATGCACGCATCGCTCGCCCGCCCGGAGACCATGGTTCTGGGCCGCCCGATTTTCGATTCCAGCGCCCCCTTGTTGCGCGTGCGCGGCCGCAAGCTGTCGAACGGTTGGACGCATCTCGAAACCCTGTTCGCAGGCATCGGCGATTCGCTCTACGGCTTTCGCGTGTACCCCGTCGCCGGCCTGATCGCTGTCATGAAGAGCCAGCCCTGGATGCGCCGCTTCGACTTCGACACGGAAGCGGTCGTGCGACTCGCCTGGCGGGGCGTCAAACCAGTCAATATCGATGCACCGGTGAAGTACCTCACAGCTGAAGAAGGTGGCGTCTCGCACTTCCGGTATGTGCGCGACAACGTGCTCTTGTCGTGGATGCACACCCGGCTCATGTTCGAGTTCGTTCTTCGCTTGCCGGCCCTCCTGTGGCGGCGTTTTCGAGGTCTGCCACCGTTCCAGCCATGA
- a CDS encoding acyl carrier protein has product MSSLKELQDLIQEKYDIPPEKLAPDASMRETGLDSLSIAEFVFAIEDHFHIELPDDDPNIDTLGELAALVDRVRAAKDEVKKAA; this is encoded by the coding sequence ATGAGTTCGCTGAAAGAGTTGCAGGACCTGATCCAGGAAAAGTACGACATCCCGCCTGAAAAGCTCGCGCCCGATGCGTCGATGCGAGAGACCGGGCTCGATTCGCTCTCGATCGCCGAATTCGTGTTCGCAATCGAAGATCACTTTCACATCGAGCTGCCGGACGACGATCCGAACATCGACACCCTTGGTGAATTGGCCGCGCTGGTCGACCGTGTTCGCGCTGCAAAAGACGAAGTGAAAAAAGCAGCGTGA
- a CDS encoding lysophospholipid acyltransferase family protein translates to MIRALRLLATIPLALLLYTLLLFLGAMSLGWNLVAMVLHPVLPARQGLRIGRAGISWGYRLFWNVASACRMMRIDASCLDALRDEPGVIFVANHPTMLDALLLVAHLPRSACIMKASLMKNVFLGAGARLAQYIRNDSARTMVRLAVNDLRDGGQLVIFPEGTRTVSPPLNAFRPGVTLIAKLAQAPIQTVFIDTDSPYLGKGWPLWRVPPLPVVFKLRLGHRFLPRQDSAALLTQLDQYFRHHVEQQQRDDTAPAECQTSPLHT, encoded by the coding sequence ATGATTCGCGCCCTGCGCTTACTCGCAACGATTCCGCTGGCGCTGCTGCTCTACACGCTGCTGCTGTTCCTCGGCGCCATGTCGCTCGGCTGGAACCTCGTTGCCATGGTGCTGCATCCGGTGTTGCCGGCGCGGCAAGGCTTGCGCATCGGCCGTGCGGGCATCTCGTGGGGCTATCGGCTGTTCTGGAACGTAGCGTCGGCCTGCAGGATGATGCGCATCGACGCGAGCTGCCTCGACGCGCTGCGCGACGAGCCGGGCGTGATCTTCGTGGCCAACCATCCCACCATGCTCGATGCCTTGCTGCTGGTGGCGCATTTGCCCAGAAGCGCCTGCATCATGAAGGCGTCGCTCATGAAGAACGTCTTTCTGGGTGCCGGCGCGCGGCTCGCACAATACATCCGCAACGACTCGGCGCGCACGATGGTCCGGCTCGCCGTCAACGATCTGCGCGACGGCGGCCAGCTGGTCATCTTTCCGGAGGGCACGCGCACCGTCTCGCCGCCGCTTAATGCGTTTCGCCCCGGCGTGACGCTGATCGCAAAGCTCGCGCAGGCGCCGATTCAAACGGTCTTTATCGACACCGACTCGCCCTACCTCGGCAAGGGCTGGCCGCTGTGGCGGGTGCCGCCGCTACCGGTCGTTTTCAAGCTGCGTTTGGGTCACCGCTTTTTGCCGCGACAAGACAGTGCCGCGTTGCTGACGCAGCTCGATCAGTATTTTCGACACCATGTAGAACAACAACAGCGCGACGACACCGCGCCTGCCGAATGCCAGACGTCTCCCCTACACACCTAG
- the fabG gene encoding 3-oxoacyl-ACP reductase FabG: protein MTLEGNTLAGKRALITGASGSLGAAIATRLARDGATVLLHANSRPEAVEQLAATIIAAGGKAESVVFDLRSDEAARLACERMLEAGPVQIVVNNAGVHDDAVMPGMRPEQWHKVIDVSLNGFFRVTQPLLLPMLRTRWGRILNISSVASLTGNRGQVNYAAAKGALNSATKALSLEVAARGVTVNAIAPGIIASPMADAVFDPAMINQMVPAKRAGTPDEVAALAGFLASPEAAYITGQVISINGGMI from the coding sequence ATGACTCTCGAAGGCAACACTCTCGCAGGAAAACGCGCCCTCATCACCGGCGCGAGCGGCTCGCTCGGTGCGGCCATCGCGACGCGGCTGGCGCGCGACGGCGCCACTGTGTTGCTGCATGCCAATTCAAGGCCCGAGGCCGTTGAGCAACTGGCCGCGACGATCATCGCCGCCGGTGGCAAAGCCGAGAGCGTGGTGTTCGATCTGCGCAGCGACGAGGCAGCGCGCCTGGCCTGCGAGCGCATGCTCGAAGCCGGCCCGGTGCAGATCGTCGTGAACAACGCCGGCGTGCACGACGACGCGGTCATGCCCGGCATGCGGCCCGAGCAGTGGCACAAGGTCATCGACGTGTCGCTCAACGGCTTCTTTCGGGTGACGCAGCCGCTGTTGCTGCCGATGCTGCGCACGCGCTGGGGCCGCATCCTGAACATCTCGTCGGTCGCGTCGCTCACCGGCAACCGCGGGCAGGTCAACTACGCGGCCGCCAAGGGCGCGCTCAACAGCGCGACCAAGGCGCTGTCGCTCGAAGTGGCAGCGCGCGGCGTCACCGTCAACGCCATCGCGCCGGGGATCATCGCGTCCCCAATGGCGGATGCAGTGTTCGACCCGGCGATGATCAATCAGATGGTGCCGGCCAAGCGGGCCGGGACGCCGGACGAGGTGGCGGCGCTGGCCGGTTTTCTGGCGAGCCCCGAAGCCGCCTACATCACGGGGCAGGTCATCTCGATCAACGGCGGGATGATTTAG